One region of Phragmites australis chromosome 18, lpPhrAust1.1, whole genome shotgun sequence genomic DNA includes:
- the LOC133899144 gene encoding protein indeterminate-domain 16-like, protein MLSSFAPTAVTPPEGAAAPAEPFRSLQIATASTAGAKKKRRPAGTPDPDAEVVSLSPRTLLESDRYVCEICGQGFQRDQNLQMHRRRHKVPWKLLKREAGEAARKRVFVCPEPSCLHHDPSHALGDLVGIKKHFRRKHSGHRQWACARCSKAYAVHSDYKAHLKTCGTRGHTCDCGRVFSRVESFIEHQDTCNAARPRAETSSSPASGGGGAAGASTSQQQRQLHAAAALSRTASSASPSSGGDLVASPAAWPGPAMASPTAAAAYHRFDPAALSPLTLSDRAGVHNLELQLMPPRGSCAGGGAASAAVGRCASPHSPDAVPSLGADPMRLQLSIGFGGPREDNVLAPSAAAATKLKDEAREQLRLAMAEKAAADEAQAHARRLAELAEQELASARRMRQQAQVELGRAHALRDHAVRQVDATLLQVTCYSCRHKFRARAAAMSSEVASYVSSVVTEGGDAEVDNDEHHQLNADDVPSHARKDIN, encoded by the exons ATGTTGAGTTCTTTCGCTCCGACGGCCGTGACGCCTCCGGAGGGGGCCGCAGCGCCAGCGGAGCCGTTCCGGTCGCTGCAGATTGCCACGGCCAGCACCGCCGGAGCCAAGAAGAAGCGGCGGCCAGCCGGCACTCCTG ACCCTGACGCGGAGGTGGTGTCACTGTCTCCGCGGACGCTGCTGGAGTCGGACCGGTACGTGTGCGAGATCTGCGGGCAGGGGTTCCAGCGCGACCAGAACCTGCAGATGCACCGGCGGCGGCACAAGGTGCCATGGAAGCTGCTGAAGCGGGAGGCCGGGGAGGCGGCACGGAAGCGGGTGTTCGTGTGCCCGGAGCCGAGCTGCCTGCACCACGACCCCTCCCACGCCCTCGGCGACCTCGTCGGCATCAAGAAGCACTTCCGGCGCAAGCACAGCGGCCACCGGCAATGGGCCTGCGCCCGCTGCTCCAAGGCCTACGCCGTCCACTCCGACTATAAGGCCCACCTCAAGACCTGCGGCACCCGCGGCCACACCTGCGACTGCGGCCGCGTCTTCTCCCG GGTGGAGAGCTTTATCGAGCACCAGGACACGTGCAACGCCGCCCGGCCGCGGGCCGAgacgtcgtcgtcgccggctAGCGGTGGAGGTGGGGCGGCCGGCGCCTCCACGTCGCAGCAGCAACGGCAGTTACATGCCGCGGCCGCGCTGTCGCGGACAGCTTCCAGCGCGAGCCCGTCCAGTGGCGGTGACCTCGTGGCGAGCCCGGCCGCCTGGCCTGGCCCGGCGATGGCGAGCCCCACGGCAGCCGCTGCGTACCACCGGTTCGATCCGGCCGCGCTCTCGCCTCTGACGCTGTCGGACCGTGCAGGCGTCCACAACCTGGAGTTGCAGCTCATGCCACCGCGCGGCAGCTGCGCGGGGGGAGGCGCTGCTTCTGCTGCCGTCGGGCGCTGCGCTTCGCCGCACTCGCCTGATGCCGTTCCTTCGCTGGGCGCCGACCCGATGCGGCTGCAGCTGTCCATTGGGTTCGGAGGCCCACGCGAGGACAACGTGCTGGCGCcgtcggccgcggcggcgacgaaGCTGAAGGATGAGGCCCGTGAGCAGCTGCGGCTGGCGATGGCtgagaaggcggcggcggacgaGGCTCAGGCGCATGCGAGGCGGCTGGCGGAGCTGGCCGAGCAGGAGCTGGCTAGCGCCCGGCGCATGCGGCAGCAGGCGCAGGTGGAGCTCGGCCGCGCCCACGCGCTCCGCGACCACGCCGTGCGCCAGGTCGACGCCACGCTGCTGCAGGTCACCTGCTACAGCTGCCGCCACAAGTTCCGAGCGAGGGCGGCCGCCATGAGCTCCGAGGTGGCCAGCTACGTCTCGTCCGTCGTCACCGAAGGCGGAGACGCCGAAGTCGACAACGACGAACACCACCAGCTCAACGCCGACGACGTGCCAAGCCATGCTAGGAAGGACATCAATTAG